A stretch of Leucobacter aridicollis DNA encodes these proteins:
- a CDS encoding DNA gyrase/topoisomerase IV subunit B gives MAESSYSARHLTVLEGLEAVRKRPGMYIGTTDSRGLMHCLWEIIDNSVDEALAGHGADIKITLHGDGSVTVADNGRGVPVDVEPRSGLSGVELVFTKLHAGGKFGGGGYASSGGLHGVGASVVNALSSRLDVEVDRDGKTWAMSFRHGEPGEFAGEGPDSAFTPFDRATELRVVGKVKKGVTGTRVRYWADPQIFLPTARFEVDSLVARARQTAFLVTGLTIEIEDHRAESLDESGAPTLHTFNYEGGISEFVNFLALDAPVTDTWRVQDSGKFTETVPVMDEETGHLVSREVERECEVDIALRWGTGYDTEIQSFVNIIATPKGGTHLAGFEQGLTKFFRKQIEANARKLKAGSDKPDKDDILTGLTAVVTVRVPEPQFEGQTKEVLGTAAVRQIVSRAVTSALTELYESPKKHDKAQTATLLEKMVSEMKSRIAMRAQRDTARRKSTLESSSLPSKLIDCRSKDVANSELFIVEGDSALGTAKPARDSEYQALLPIRGKILNVQKASLAEMLSNAECGAIIKVIGAGSGRDFDLEAARYGKVILMSDADVDGAHIRTLLLTLFFRYMRPMLEAGRVYAAVPPLHRVIVQHSGRKPNDVIYTYSEKELQTLLTDLRKRGKKYQEPIQRYKGLGEMDADQLAETTMDRDHRTLRRVRLEDAHAAAQMFELLMGNDVAPRKEFIIENADDLDRERIDA, from the coding sequence GTGGCTGAATCCAGTTACTCCGCCAGGCACCTCACCGTCCTCGAGGGGCTTGAAGCAGTTCGCAAGCGTCCCGGCATGTATATCGGCACGACCGATTCGCGTGGCCTCATGCACTGCCTCTGGGAGATCATTGACAACTCGGTCGACGAGGCACTCGCCGGTCATGGCGCGGACATCAAGATCACGCTGCACGGCGACGGCTCGGTGACTGTCGCCGACAACGGTCGCGGCGTGCCAGTGGACGTCGAGCCACGAAGCGGCCTCAGCGGCGTGGAACTCGTCTTCACGAAGCTCCACGCTGGCGGCAAGTTCGGCGGTGGTGGGTACGCGTCATCGGGCGGCCTGCACGGCGTTGGCGCGTCCGTGGTGAATGCGCTGTCGTCTCGCCTCGACGTGGAGGTCGACCGCGACGGCAAGACCTGGGCAATGTCGTTCCGCCACGGCGAACCTGGCGAGTTCGCCGGCGAGGGCCCGGACAGCGCCTTCACGCCGTTCGACCGTGCCACCGAGCTTCGCGTCGTCGGGAAGGTGAAGAAGGGCGTCACCGGCACTCGCGTCCGGTATTGGGCGGATCCGCAGATCTTCCTGCCGACCGCGCGCTTCGAGGTCGATTCGCTTGTCGCGCGAGCGCGTCAGACCGCGTTCCTCGTGACCGGTCTGACGATCGAGATTGAAGACCACCGCGCCGAGTCCCTCGACGAGTCGGGCGCGCCGACGCTGCATACCTTCAACTACGAGGGCGGCATCTCCGAGTTCGTGAACTTCCTCGCCCTCGACGCCCCGGTGACCGACACCTGGCGAGTGCAGGACTCAGGCAAGTTCACGGAAACCGTCCCGGTGATGGACGAGGAGACGGGGCACCTGGTCTCGCGGGAGGTCGAGCGCGAGTGCGAGGTCGACATCGCGCTGCGGTGGGGCACTGGGTACGACACCGAGATCCAGAGCTTCGTGAATATCATCGCCACGCCGAAGGGCGGGACGCACCTCGCCGGTTTCGAGCAGGGGCTGACGAAGTTCTTCCGCAAGCAGATCGAAGCCAACGCTCGCAAGCTGAAGGCCGGCTCTGACAAGCCAGACAAAGACGACATCTTGACGGGGCTGACCGCGGTCGTCACCGTTCGAGTGCCGGAGCCGCAGTTTGAGGGGCAGACGAAGGAAGTCCTCGGCACGGCGGCGGTCCGCCAGATCGTCTCGCGCGCGGTGACGAGCGCGCTCACCGAGCTGTACGAGTCCCCGAAGAAGCACGACAAGGCCCAGACCGCGACGCTGCTCGAGAAGATGGTGTCCGAGATGAAGTCTCGGATCGCGATGCGCGCGCAGCGCGACACCGCCCGCCGCAAGAGCACGCTCGAGAGCTCCTCCCTGCCGTCCAAGCTCATTGACTGCCGCTCGAAAGACGTGGCGAACTCCGAGCTCTTCATCGTCGAGGGCGACAGCGCGCTCGGCACCGCGAAGCCAGCCCGCGACAGCGAGTACCAGGCACTTCTGCCGATCCGTGGCAAGATCCTCAACGTGCAGAAGGCATCGCTCGCCGAGATGCTGTCGAACGCTGAGTGCGGCGCGATTATCAAGGTCATCGGCGCGGGGTCGGGCCGAGATTTCGATCTCGAGGCCGCGCGCTACGGCAAGGTGATCCTCATGAGCGACGCCGATGTCGATGGCGCGCACATCCGCACGCTGCTGCTCACGCTCTTCTTCCGCTACATGCGCCCCATGCTCGAGGCTGGCCGGGTGTACGCGGCCGTGCCGCCGCTGCATCGGGTCATCGTGCAGCACTCGGGTCGCAAGCCAAACGACGTGATCTACACCTACAGCGAGAAGGAACTGCAGACGCTCCTCACCGACCTCCGCAAGCGCGGAAAGAAGTATCAGGAGCCCATCCAGCGGTACAAGGGCCTCGGCGAGATGGACGCGGACCAGCTTGCGGAGACCACGATGGACCGCGACCACCGCACGCTCCGCCGCGTCCGACTCGAGGACGCGCACGCGGCCGCGCAGATGTTTGAGCTGCTCATGGGCAACGACGTTGCCCCGCGCAAGGAGTTCATCATCGAGAACGCCGATGACCTCGACCGCGAGCGAATTGACGCGTAG
- a CDS encoding DUF7455 domain-containing protein codes for MSTLEQTADVAEVTAADRPLSGLDRCDSCGAQAYVRVTLGGSELLFCAHHATKHEAKLRPMAEAWHDESHKLSA; via the coding sequence ATGAGCACACTGGAACAGACCGCTGACGTAGCGGAGGTAACTGCGGCGGACCGTCCGCTCAGTGGACTTGATCGCTGCGATAGCTGCGGCGCACAGGCATACGTTCGCGTGACGCTGGGCGGCAGCGAGCTGCTCTTCTGCGCGCACCACGCGACGAAGCACGAAGCAAAGCTTCGCCCCATGGCCGAGGCCTGGCACGACGAAAGCCACAAGCTGAGCGCGTAG
- a CDS encoding RNA polymerase sigma factor encodes MATATTTKTRAAKAAESEEQNAAEAPAKKAPAKKAASAAKTTAAKKAPAKKPATRAKKAVDEIIDAPDETEVTEADEQAEEEQPAAEHQEPLPTGAIVLKAGDEEDVPTVTTAIPGATADPVKDYLKQIGKVALLNAAEEVELAMRIEAGLFAEEKLGTEKGLPKKLERELKWVARDGQRAKSHLLGANLRLVVSLAKRYTGRGMQFLDLIQEGNLGLIRAVEKFDYTKGFKFSTYATWWIRQAITRAMADQARTIRIPVHMVEVINKLARVQRQMLQDLGREPTPEELSRELDMTTEKVIEVQKYGREPISLHTPLGEDGDSEFGDLIEDTEAIVPADAVGFTMLQQQLEQLLDSLSEREAGVIKMRFGLGDGMPKTLDQIGDTFGVTRERIRQIESKTMAKLRHPSRSQQLRDYLD; translated from the coding sequence GTGGCAACAGCGACAACGACCAAGACTCGCGCGGCGAAGGCGGCTGAGAGCGAAGAGCAGAACGCGGCTGAAGCGCCCGCGAAGAAGGCTCCGGCAAAGAAGGCCGCGTCGGCAGCGAAGACGACCGCGGCGAAGAAGGCTCCCGCTAAGAAGCCAGCCACCCGCGCGAAGAAGGCGGTCGATGAGATCATCGACGCGCCCGACGAGACAGAAGTGACTGAAGCGGACGAGCAGGCTGAGGAAGAGCAGCCGGCCGCCGAGCACCAGGAGCCCCTCCCGACCGGAGCCATCGTGCTCAAGGCCGGCGACGAGGAGGACGTGCCGACGGTCACGACCGCGATTCCCGGCGCCACCGCCGATCCGGTGAAGGACTACCTGAAGCAGATCGGTAAGGTCGCCCTGCTGAACGCGGCGGAGGAGGTCGAGCTTGCGATGCGCATCGAGGCTGGCCTGTTCGCCGAGGAGAAGCTTGGCACCGAGAAGGGCCTGCCGAAGAAGCTCGAGCGAGAGCTCAAGTGGGTGGCCCGTGACGGCCAGCGCGCGAAGAGCCACCTCCTCGGCGCGAACCTGCGCCTCGTGGTTTCGCTTGCGAAGCGCTACACCGGGCGTGGCATGCAGTTCCTGGACCTGATCCAGGAGGGCAACCTCGGCCTGATTCGTGCGGTCGAGAAGTTCGACTACACCAAGGGCTTCAAGTTCTCCACGTACGCGACGTGGTGGATCCGCCAGGCGATCACCCGCGCGATGGCAGACCAGGCCCGCACGATCCGTATTCCTGTGCACATGGTCGAGGTCATCAACAAGCTCGCTCGTGTGCAGCGTCAGATGCTGCAGGATCTTGGGCGCGAGCCCACGCCCGAGGAGCTGAGCCGCGAGCTCGACATGACCACTGAGAAGGTCATCGAGGTGCAGAAGTACGGTCGTGAACCGATCTCGCTCCACACCCCGCTCGGTGAGGATGGCGACAGCGAGTTCGGTGACCTTATCGAGGACACCGAGGCAATCGTGCCCGCCGACGCGGTCGGCTTCACGATGCTCCAGCAGCAGCTCGAGCAGCTGCTTGACTCGCTCTCGGAGCGCGAGGCTGGCGTCATCAAGATGCGCTTTGGTCTGGGCGATGGAATGCCGAAGACCCTCGATCAGATCGGCGACACGTTCGGTGTGACTCGCGAACGCATCCGTCAGATCGAGTCGAAGACCATGGCGAAGCTTCGCCACCCGTCGCGGAGCCAGCAGCTGCGCGACTACCTCGACTAA